A genomic window from Streptomyces sp. NBC_01429 includes:
- a CDS encoding TetR/AcrR family transcriptional regulator — protein sequence MEQPRQRATRSDAEGNRARIIEIARTAFTGTPDATLQSIARTAGVGQGTMYRHFVNREALLLAVYRHDVEELIDAAPRLLGEHEPLEALRLWFDRLAAYGRIKHGASLAIEAATRADLGSQYYAPVIAALDQLLTAGKAAGRLRPDVDADEVLLLVSFLWKAGGGPDWQERGAHMLAIVIDGLRAGTRG from the coding sequence GTGGAGCAGCCCCGTCAACGCGCCACGCGTTCGGACGCCGAGGGCAACCGCGCACGCATCATCGAGATCGCGCGCACCGCCTTCACCGGCACCCCCGACGCGACCCTTCAGTCGATCGCGAGGACGGCAGGCGTCGGCCAGGGGACCATGTACCGGCACTTCGTGAACCGCGAAGCCCTGCTGCTGGCCGTCTACCGGCACGACGTCGAGGAACTCATCGACGCCGCACCCCGTCTGCTCGGAGAGCACGAGCCGCTGGAGGCGCTGCGCCTCTGGTTCGACCGCCTCGCCGCCTACGGCCGCATCAAGCACGGAGCGTCCCTGGCCATCGAGGCCGCCACCCGCGCTGACCTCGGCAGCCAGTACTACGCGCCGGTCATCGCCGCACTGGATCAGTTGCTCACCGCAGGCAAGGCCGCCGGGCGGCTGCGGCCCGACGTCGACGCCGACGAGGTCCTGCTGCTCGTGTCGTTCCTGTGGAAGGCCGGCGGCGGACCCGACTGGCAGGAACGCGGCGCACACATGCTCGCCATCGTCATCGACGGGCTGCGCGCCGGAACGCGCGGCTGA
- the pspAB gene encoding PspA-associated protein PspAB codes for MGLLDTILGRSKPVRPDLDQLFSLPSAALTLEAGAGYTPTGLGSVCFAGVEGGGFARIRQDVRELLDADKDRSGPPVTFSQDSYGYTWLLAQRAPDDTAALVNDLHAVNTLLQDGGFGPQLLCSLIGFQDTEQRSLALVYLYKRGSFYPFAPLPGDAEKRDSPRELQVRAVLGDDLRIEPDLARWFPVWGAPGL; via the coding sequence GTGGGCCTTCTCGACACCATCCTCGGCCGGAGCAAGCCCGTCCGGCCCGATCTCGACCAGCTGTTCTCGCTGCCGTCCGCGGCCCTCACCCTTGAGGCCGGCGCCGGGTACACGCCCACCGGCCTGGGATCCGTCTGCTTCGCGGGCGTCGAGGGCGGCGGATTCGCGCGGATCAGGCAGGACGTGCGGGAGCTGCTCGACGCGGACAAGGACCGCTCCGGGCCGCCCGTGACGTTCAGCCAGGACTCGTACGGCTACACCTGGCTCCTCGCCCAGCGGGCGCCGGACGACACGGCTGCCCTGGTCAACGACCTGCACGCGGTCAACACGCTGCTCCAGGACGGCGGCTTCGGGCCGCAGCTGCTCTGCTCCCTGATCGGCTTCCAGGACACGGAGCAGCGATCGCTGGCCCTCGTCTATCTCTACAAGCGCGGCAGTTTCTACCCCTTCGCGCCGCTGCCCGGTGACGCCGAGAAGCGCGACAGTCCACGAGAACTCCAGGTCAGGGCCGTACTCGGGGACGATCTGCGGATCGAACCCGACCTCGCCCGCTGGTTCCCGGTGTGGGGCGCCCCGGGGCTGTGA
- a CDS encoding response regulator transcription factor, with protein MIRVLVVHKLGLFRSALVALLRPETTLDVSSASGRTAFRGAYGVPPHVYVADIDCLDSPGYEEETGLTRDDLGYDPALLVLASSRKPGALRKAFDAGALGYVSKDGEPGRLVEGIHKVARGERFVDEALAFDFLQAAKMPLTPRELSVLALAAEGAPIDEIARSLHLSNGTIRNYLAAAIRKVGGRNRLDAIRISQGAGWL; from the coding sequence ATGATCAGAGTTCTCGTGGTGCACAAACTGGGTCTGTTTCGTTCGGCCCTGGTGGCGTTACTCCGTCCCGAGACGACTCTCGATGTGTCGTCGGCGTCGGGGCGTACGGCATTTCGCGGGGCCTACGGTGTTCCCCCGCATGTCTATGTGGCCGACATCGACTGTCTTGATTCTCCCGGCTACGAGGAAGAGACCGGTCTCACACGCGATGACCTGGGCTACGATCCGGCCCTTCTGGTCCTGGCAAGCTCACGGAAACCAGGAGCTTTGCGCAAAGCTTTTGACGCGGGTGCGCTCGGATACGTCAGCAAGGACGGGGAGCCGGGGAGATTAGTGGAAGGCATCCACAAAGTCGCGCGAGGCGAGCGATTCGTCGATGAAGCACTGGCATTCGATTTTCTCCAGGCGGCGAAGATGCCGCTGACCCCGAGAGAACTCAGCGTCCTCGCGCTGGCCGCGGAGGGGGCCCCGATCGATGAAATCGCGAGATCACTGCATCTGTCCAACGGCACGATACGCAACTATCTGGCCGCCGCGATACGGAAGGTGGGCGGCCGGAACCGTTTGGACGCCATACGCATTTCACAGGGCGCGGGCTGGCTGTGA
- a CDS encoding ABC transporter ATP-binding protein translates to MLPEGRRFLLRRKGALIRLGGWSLLESAQTFLGGYCLARALDRGFLAGDTRTGLMWLAVAAAAILVGGPLVRGVFAQLAALVEPLRDALVRRAVNQYLRRAMADPARTDSGAVSRLTHQTEIVRDSFAGLVLTARSFVFTAVGALAGLLALAPQLLLVVVGPLALGLALFLATLAPMAAAQRAFLDADEAVADRAGALGAGLRDIAACGTRAEAADRTERLIAAGERTSRVLARWAAVRALALGVAGQLPVVVLLVATPWLLRQGITAGALMGALTYLVQALLPALHTLMTALGAAGTRLLVVLERFEDAAPDAPLMKPPTPGTPAPAVSPTPAVPPAPVTPAVHAGPPAPRRGGTRPDPLPHRPPVPPAAEIRSVTLAYGPGAPPVLAGLDLAVGPGEHIAVVGPSGIGKSTLTGVLAGLLAPDRGTVLLAGEPVAGRTPSELAALRVLIPQQAYVFTGTVRENLLQLAPGASPPALVRAVEALGIGELISRLGGLDALVEPARLSQGERQSLALCRAYVSPAPLMILDEATCHLDPVAEARAELALAERPGTLIVVAHRLSSARRADRVLVLDGTRPAYGTHDELLTRSALYRDLVGHWQGAGDRSAAGPAG, encoded by the coding sequence ATGCTGCCCGAGGGCCGTCGTTTCCTGCTGCGCAGGAAAGGCGCGCTGATCAGGCTGGGCGGCTGGTCGCTGCTGGAGTCCGCGCAGACCTTCCTGGGCGGCTACTGCCTGGCGCGGGCGCTCGACCGGGGCTTTCTGGCAGGGGACACCCGGACGGGCCTGATGTGGCTGGCCGTCGCCGCGGCGGCGATCCTGGTCGGCGGACCGCTGGTGCGCGGGGTCTTCGCCCAACTGGCCGCGCTGGTGGAGCCGTTGCGCGACGCGCTGGTGCGCAGGGCGGTGAACCAGTATCTGCGCCGGGCGATGGCCGACCCGGCGCGTACCGACAGCGGCGCCGTCTCGCGGCTCACCCATCAGACGGAGATCGTCCGGGACAGCTTCGCCGGACTGGTGCTCACCGCGCGCTCCTTCGTCTTCACCGCCGTGGGAGCGCTGGCCGGGCTGCTGGCGCTGGCGCCCCAGCTCCTGCTGGTGGTCGTGGGTCCGCTGGCGCTGGGGCTGGCGCTGTTCCTCGCCACGCTGGCCCCGATGGCCGCCGCGCAGCGCGCCTTCCTGGACGCCGACGAGGCCGTCGCCGACCGGGCGGGCGCGCTCGGCGCGGGACTGCGGGACATCGCGGCCTGCGGTACGCGGGCGGAGGCGGCCGACCGTACGGAGAGACTGATCGCGGCCGGGGAGCGCACATCGCGCGTCCTGGCCCGCTGGGCGGCCGTGCGCGCGCTGGCGCTGGGTGTGGCCGGTCAACTGCCGGTGGTCGTGCTGCTGGTCGCCACCCCCTGGCTGCTGCGGCAGGGCATCACGGCCGGGGCGCTGATGGGGGCGCTGACCTATCTCGTACAGGCCCTGCTGCCCGCGCTGCACACGCTGATGACCGCCCTCGGCGCGGCCGGTACGCGGCTGCTGGTGGTGCTGGAGCGGTTCGAGGACGCGGCGCCGGACGCGCCCCTCATGAAGCCGCCAACGCCGGGGACGCCCGCGCCGGCCGTATCACCGACACCAGCGGTACCACCGGCACCAGTGACTCCAGCGGTGCACGCCGGGCCACCCGCGCCGAGACGGGGCGGTACGCGGCCGGATCCCCTCCCCCACCGCCCGCCCGTCCCTCCGGCGGCGGAGATCCGCTCCGTCACCCTCGCGTACGGGCCGGGCGCGCCGCCGGTCCTGGCCGGGCTGGACCTGGCTGTCGGGCCGGGCGAGCACATCGCGGTGGTGGGGCCGAGCGGCATCGGCAAGTCGACGCTCACCGGCGTCCTCGCGGGGCTGCTCGCGCCCGACCGGGGAACCGTCCTCCTGGCGGGAGAGCCGGTGGCCGGCCGGACGCCGTCCGAGCTGGCGGCGCTGCGGGTGCTGATCCCGCAGCAGGCGTACGTGTTCACGGGCACGGTGCGGGAGAACCTGCTCCAGCTGGCGCCAGGGGCGTCGCCGCCGGCTCTGGTCCGGGCCGTCGAGGCGCTGGGCATCGGCGAGCTGATCAGCAGGCTGGGCGGGCTGGACGCCCTGGTCGAGCCCGCCAGGCTGTCGCAGGGAGAGCGCCAGTCACTGGCGCTGTGCCGCGCCTATGTCTCCCCCGCCCCGCTGATGATCCTGGACGAGGCGACCTGCCATCTGGACCCGGTCGCGGAGGCCCGCGCGGAGCTGGCCCTCGCCGAGCGGCCGGGGACGCTGATCGTGGTCGCGCACCGGCTGTCGTCGGCGCGCAGGGCGGACCGTGTCCTCGTACTGGACGGGACCAGGCCCGCGTACGGGACGCACGACGAGTTGCTCACACGGTCGGCTCTCTACCGCGATCTGGTGGGGCACTGGCAGGGGGCCGGGGACCGGAGCGCCGCGGGCCCGGCAGGCTGA
- a CDS encoding ABC transporter ATP-binding protein: MVFSPRGAREQRAAASPGTGLLLGAARHSAGRTTAVFVCSAASAGASLALPAVLGRTLDLSLGRDGAAGSWLAVCVALITAEVLLDALEALLSGVTSARSTAWLRIRALTGLLAAPPERAARLTPGDLATRLSANATEAGTAPVSAAALAASLLAPAGAIVALFLIDVWTAVAFLAGLPLLALVVRAFARGTSDSVARYQLVQADIASRLVEVVDGARTVAAAGTAERERDRVLAPLPELAVQGRRMWRVHGRAVARGGVLMPLLTTGVLAVGGVALTAGRISVGDLLAASRYATLAAGIGAGAGLIGALVRSRSAARRTAGLAELPVMTYGAETLPADGPGTLELRGVRVVRDGRPLLTEVDVTIPGGVSAAVVGRSGAGKSTFAAVAGRLTDPDGGRVLLDGVPLESVAYGPLRREVGYAFERPVLFGDSIGEALAAGAERASPGRIRSAARAASADAFVTLLPRGYDTPPGEAPLSGGELQRLGLARAFAHAGRLLILDDATSSLDTVTERQVERALARDVRAGTRLIIAHRLSSAVRADLVVWLEEGRVRAVGPHAELWRIPAYRAVFAVPEAETGTGTDTDTGTDAASDAACPGPLAHGERGR, from the coding sequence ATGGTGTTCTCACCTCGTGGCGCCCGCGAGCAACGCGCCGCGGCGAGCCCCGGCACCGGCCTGCTGCTCGGCGCCGCCCGGCACAGCGCGGGCCGTACGACGGCGGTGTTCGTCTGCTCCGCCGCCTCGGCGGGCGCGTCCCTCGCGCTGCCCGCGGTCCTCGGCCGGACGCTCGATCTCTCGCTCGGCCGGGACGGCGCGGCCGGATCCTGGCTGGCCGTATGCGTCGCGCTGATCACCGCCGAGGTGCTCCTCGACGCGCTGGAGGCCCTGCTGAGCGGGGTGACGAGCGCCAGATCGACCGCCTGGCTGCGGATACGCGCGCTGACCGGGCTGCTGGCCGCCCCGCCGGAGCGCGCCGCGCGGCTGACGCCCGGCGACCTGGCGACCCGGCTGTCCGCGAACGCCACGGAGGCCGGTACGGCGCCGGTGAGCGCGGCGGCGCTGGCGGCCTCGCTGCTGGCTCCGGCCGGGGCGATCGTCGCGCTGTTCCTCATCGACGTGTGGACGGCCGTCGCGTTCCTGGCCGGGCTGCCCCTGCTGGCGCTGGTGGTGCGCGCCTTCGCCCGGGGCACCTCCGACAGCGTCGCGCGCTACCAGCTGGTCCAGGCCGACATCGCCTCCCGGCTGGTCGAGGTGGTGGACGGCGCGCGTACGGTGGCCGCCGCCGGTACGGCGGAACGCGAACGCGACCGCGTCCTGGCGCCCCTGCCCGAACTCGCCGTCCAGGGGCGGCGGATGTGGAGGGTGCACGGCCGGGCCGTCGCGCGCGGCGGTGTCCTCATGCCGCTGCTGACGACCGGCGTGCTGGCAGTCGGCGGGGTGGCGCTCACGGCGGGCCGGATCAGCGTCGGCGACCTGCTGGCCGCCTCCCGCTACGCGACGCTGGCCGCCGGGATCGGCGCGGGGGCCGGGCTGATCGGCGCGCTCGTACGCAGCCGCTCCGCCGCCCGCAGAACGGCCGGGCTGGCCGAGCTGCCGGTCATGACGTACGGCGCCGAAACCCTCCCGGCCGACGGTCCTGGCACGCTCGAACTGCGGGGCGTACGGGTCGTACGGGACGGCCGGCCGCTGCTCACCGAGGTGGACGTGACGATCCCCGGCGGCGTCTCGGCGGCCGTGGTGGGCCGTTCGGGCGCCGGCAAGTCGACGTTCGCGGCGGTCGCCGGACGGCTGACCGATCCGGACGGGGGCCGGGTGCTGCTCGACGGCGTACCGCTGGAGTCCGTGGCGTACGGGCCGTTGCGCCGCGAGGTCGGTTACGCGTTCGAGCGGCCGGTGCTGTTCGGTGACTCGATCGGCGAGGCGCTGGCCGCCGGGGCCGAGCGGGCCTCCCCCGGCCGTATACGGTCGGCGGCCCGCGCGGCGAGCGCGGACGCGTTCGTCACTCTGCTGCCGCGCGGATACGACACCCCGCCGGGCGAGGCGCCGCTGTCCGGCGGGGAACTGCAACGGCTGGGGCTGGCGCGCGCCTTCGCGCACGCCGGACGGCTGCTGATCCTCGACGACGCGACGTCCAGCCTGGACACCGTCACCGAGCGCCAGGTGGAGCGGGCGCTCGCCCGGGACGTACGGGCCGGCACCCGGCTGATCATCGCCCACCGGCTCTCCTCGGCGGTCCGGGCCGATCTGGTGGTCTGGCTGGAGGAGGGACGGGTACGGGCGGTGGGGCCGCACGCGGAACTGTGGCGGATCCCCGCGTACCGCGCGGTGTTCGCGGTGCCGGAGGCGGAGACGGGTACGGGGACGGATACGGATACCGGGACGGACGCGGCGTCGGACGCGGCGTGCCCCGGCCCCTTGGCGCACGGGGAGCGCGGCCGGTGA
- the ramS gene encoding mycelium formation morphogenetic lantipeptide SapB codes for MNLLDLQSLETPKEEAIGDVETGSRASLLLCGNSSLSITTCN; via the coding sequence ATGAACCTTCTCGACCTGCAGTCGCTGGAGACCCCGAAGGAAGAGGCCATCGGCGACGTCGAGACCGGAAGCCGCGCGAGCCTGCTCCTCTGCGGCAACAGCAGCCTGAGCATCACCACCTGTAACTGA
- the lanKC gene encoding class III lanthionine synthetase LanKC — MNKGYAVFCDADRHFYDAPHRTASTDATGQGALYEAAERPAPVGWQRHRAGDWLAWRPLDRPLPAQGWKIHVSARLDNAESVLARVMEYCVPRRVAFKFVPSRYLLHNRNAKYADRAASGKFITVYPADDEQCGVTAAELDALLTGEDGPYILSDLRWGAGPVHLRYGSFTERNCYDAEGLLRPAVENAEGRLVPDLRGPVFRIPEWVTPPAFLRPHLVARDAMSVAGLPYRVERALHFSNGGGVYVGRHLETGEQVVLKEARPHAGLAADGADAVTRLGREQAALERLSGLGCTPEVRDSLEVGGHHFLVLEFIEGKPLNSFFARRHPLIDAEPDAERLAEYTAWALRIHRLVEEAVAAVHGRGVVFNDLHLFNIMVSEDESSVVLLDFEAAARVEDNGRQTVANPGFVAPPDRRGFDVDRYALACLRLALFIPLTSLFAIDRGKAAHLAEVVAEQFPVDRAFLDAAVAEILREPGAAAARGPGGTEEAAEGRPRPGAYLPVAPGDWPRSRDSLVKAILSSASPDREDRFFPGDIAQFGTPGGGLSFGYGAAGVLYALDLSAAVRSAPAEEWLLLRAKEPASGTPLGFYDGLAGVAWSLDRLGHRQAALQLADLMLGQSWQDMPPDLHSGAAGLGLALDALAAASGESALRDASLRCAELAAASLAGGADRSGGPGRPGGGLPRAGLLHGASGVALLFIRLYERTGDGALLDLAADALRRDLARCKQGIGGALQVDEGWRTMPYLGAGSVGIGMVLDDYLAHRADDAFERARGEIVRAAQATFYAQPGLFRGAAGMVLYLSRTTAAGPGTGAADVRRQVDALSWHAMTYRGQLAFPGEQMMRLSMDLSTGTAGALLALAAASSPDRQACLPFLPPLRRAHEPAHPTSRGKTTSP, encoded by the coding sequence GTGAACAAGGGCTACGCCGTATTCTGCGACGCGGACCGGCACTTCTACGACGCACCGCACCGGACGGCGTCCACCGACGCCACCGGGCAGGGCGCGCTGTACGAAGCCGCCGAACGGCCGGCGCCCGTCGGCTGGCAGCGCCACCGCGCCGGGGACTGGCTGGCCTGGCGTCCGCTCGACCGCCCACTGCCCGCCCAGGGCTGGAAGATCCATGTATCGGCGCGTCTCGACAACGCCGAATCGGTTCTCGCCCGGGTCATGGAGTACTGCGTACCGCGCCGCGTGGCCTTCAAGTTCGTACCGAGCCGCTATCTGCTGCACAACCGCAACGCCAAGTACGCGGACCGCGCGGCCAGCGGCAAGTTCATCACCGTCTATCCGGCGGACGACGAGCAGTGCGGTGTGACGGCCGCCGAACTGGACGCGCTGCTGACCGGCGAGGACGGCCCGTACATCCTGAGCGATCTGCGCTGGGGCGCGGGACCGGTCCATCTGCGCTACGGCAGCTTCACCGAGCGGAACTGTTACGACGCCGAGGGGCTGCTGCGCCCCGCCGTGGAGAACGCCGAGGGCAGACTCGTTCCGGATCTGCGCGGTCCGGTCTTCCGCATACCCGAGTGGGTCACGCCGCCCGCCTTCCTGCGTCCGCACCTCGTGGCCAGGGACGCGATGAGCGTGGCCGGGCTGCCGTACCGCGTGGAGCGGGCGCTGCACTTCTCCAACGGCGGCGGTGTGTACGTCGGCCGGCATCTGGAGACCGGCGAGCAGGTGGTGCTCAAGGAGGCGAGACCGCACGCGGGACTCGCGGCGGACGGCGCCGACGCGGTGACGCGTCTGGGGCGCGAACAGGCCGCGCTGGAAAGGCTGTCGGGGCTGGGATGCACCCCGGAGGTCCGGGACAGTCTCGAAGTCGGCGGCCACCACTTCCTGGTCCTCGAATTCATCGAGGGCAAGCCGCTCAACTCCTTCTTCGCCCGCCGCCATCCGCTGATCGACGCGGAGCCGGACGCCGAGCGGCTCGCCGAGTACACCGCGTGGGCGCTGCGGATCCACCGCCTGGTGGAGGAGGCCGTGGCCGCCGTGCACGGGCGCGGAGTGGTCTTCAACGACCTGCACCTGTTCAACATCATGGTCTCCGAGGACGAGTCGTCGGTGGTCCTGCTGGACTTCGAGGCGGCGGCGCGCGTCGAGGACAACGGGCGCCAGACGGTGGCCAATCCGGGGTTCGTGGCGCCGCCCGACCGACGCGGATTCGATGTCGACCGCTACGCGCTCGCCTGTCTGCGCCTCGCTCTGTTCATCCCGCTGACCAGCCTGTTCGCCATCGACCGCGGGAAGGCGGCGCATCTGGCCGAGGTGGTGGCGGAGCAGTTCCCGGTGGATCGCGCGTTCCTCGACGCGGCGGTGGCGGAGATCCTGCGCGAGCCCGGCGCGGCGGCGGCGCGCGGGCCCGGCGGCACCGAGGAAGCGGCGGAGGGGCGACCCCGCCCCGGCGCGTATCTGCCGGTGGCGCCCGGCGACTGGCCGCGCAGCCGCGACTCCCTGGTGAAGGCCATCCTGTCCTCGGCCTCACCGGACAGGGAGGATCGTTTCTTCCCCGGTGACATCGCCCAGTTCGGAACGCCCGGCGGCGGCCTGTCGTTCGGATACGGGGCCGCCGGGGTGCTGTACGCGCTGGACCTGAGCGCGGCCGTGCGCAGCGCCCCGGCCGAGGAGTGGCTGCTGCTGAGGGCCAAGGAGCCCGCGTCGGGCACCCCGCTGGGTTTCTACGACGGGCTGGCGGGGGTCGCCTGGAGCCTGGACCGGCTCGGTCACCGTCAAGCGGCCCTGCAATTGGCCGATCTGATGCTCGGTCAGTCATGGCAGGACATGCCGCCCGATCTGCACAGCGGCGCCGCCGGGCTCGGTCTCGCGCTCGACGCGCTCGCCGCGGCCTCCGGCGAGAGCGCGCTGCGCGACGCGTCCCTGCGCTGCGCGGAGCTCGCCGCCGCGTCGCTGGCGGGCGGCGCCGATCGGTCCGGCGGCCCAGGACGGCCCGGTGGGGGTCTGCCCCGCGCCGGTCTGCTGCACGGCGCGAGCGGCGTCGCGCTGCTGTTCATCCGGCTGTACGAGCGGACGGGCGACGGCGCCCTGCTGGACCTGGCGGCCGACGCGCTGCGCCGTGATCTGGCCCGCTGCAAACAGGGCATCGGCGGCGCGCTCCAGGTCGACGAGGGATGGCGCACCATGCCGTACCTGGGCGCGGGCAGTGTGGGCATCGGGATGGTGCTGGACGACTATCTCGCCCACCGCGCCGACGACGCGTTCGAGCGGGCGCGCGGCGAGATCGTACGGGCCGCGCAGGCCACGTTCTACGCGCAGCCGGGGCTCTTCCGCGGCGCCGCCGGAATGGTGCTGTACCTCAGCCGCACCACGGCGGCCGGGCCCGGCACCGGCGCGGCCGACGTGCGGCGTCAGGTCGACGCCCTCAGTTGGCACGCCATGACGTACCGGGGCCAACTGGCCTTTCCCGGCGAGCAGATGATGCGGCTGTCCATGGATCTGTCGACCGGCACCGCCGGCGCGCTCCTGGCACTGGCCGCCGCCTCCTCGCCCGACCGGCAGGCATGCCTGCCGTTCCTCCCGCCGCTCCGGCGGGCCCATGAGCCGGCTCATCCCACGAGCCGTGGCAAGACAACGTCCCCATGA
- a CDS encoding glycoside hydrolase family 6 protein, which produces MSRTTSPPRRTRTAVLAAFALVAGVAGTTTALSGPASAAAAGCTVDYKIQSSWSGGFSANVAVTNTGDTVSSWKLEWGFAGNQQVTQGWNSTITQSGTAVSATNVAWNGTLATGGSASFGFNGNATGTNAIPTTFKLNGVTCNVSGGGGGGDGGGGTDGPSAKVDNPYAGAKVYVNPDWSAKAAAEPGGSKVSNQPTGVWLDRIAAIQGTSSARGLRAHLDTALTQAAGSPLVVQLVIYNLPGRDCSALASNGELGPTEIGRYQTEYIDPIAAILADTKYASLRIVTTVEIDSLPNLVTNVSPRATATPECDVMKANGNYVKGVGYALRKLGAVPNVYNYVDAGHHGWLGWDDNLIPSAQIFKQAATTEGGTVDNVAGFIVNTANYGATKENNFTINDSVAGKSVRESTWVDWNRYVDEQSFAQAFRQELVGVGFKSDIGMLIDTSRNGWGGTARPTGPGAQTSVDTYVDGGRYDRRIHLGNWCNQSGAGLGQRPTAAPATGIDAYVWMKPPGESDGASKAIPNDQGKGFDRMCDPTYTGNPRNNNHLSGALANAPLSGDWFSAQFQELLKNAYPAL; this is translated from the coding sequence ATGAGCCGCACCACCTCTCCACCGCGCCGGACCAGGACGGCGGTCCTGGCCGCGTTCGCCCTGGTCGCCGGGGTCGCCGGCACGACGACCGCGCTGAGCGGGCCCGCCAGCGCGGCGGCGGCGGGCTGCACCGTCGACTACAAGATCCAGAGTTCCTGGTCCGGCGGCTTCTCCGCCAATGTCGCCGTCACCAACACCGGTGACACGGTGAGCAGTTGGAAGCTGGAGTGGGGATTCGCCGGCAACCAGCAGGTGACCCAGGGCTGGAACTCCACCATCACCCAGAGCGGCACGGCGGTCTCCGCCACCAACGTCGCCTGGAACGGCACCCTGGCCACCGGCGGGTCGGCGAGCTTCGGCTTCAACGGCAACGCCACCGGGACCAACGCGATACCGACCACGTTCAAGCTCAACGGGGTGACCTGCAACGTCTCGGGCGGCGGCGGCGGTGGCGACGGCGGCGGCGGAACCGACGGGCCGAGCGCCAAGGTCGACAACCCGTACGCCGGTGCCAAGGTGTACGTCAACCCGGACTGGTCCGCGAAGGCGGCGGCCGAGCCGGGCGGCAGCAAGGTCTCCAACCAGCCGACCGGTGTGTGGCTGGACCGGATCGCCGCCATCCAGGGCACGAGCAGCGCCCGCGGGCTGCGCGCCCACCTCGACACGGCCCTGACCCAGGCGGCCGGCAGCCCGCTGGTCGTCCAGCTCGTCATCTACAACCTGCCCGGCCGTGACTGCTCGGCGCTCGCCTCCAACGGGGAGCTGGGCCCGACGGAGATCGGCCGCTACCAGACCGAGTACATCGACCCGATCGCGGCCATCCTCGCCGACACCAAGTACGCGAGCCTGCGCATCGTGACGACGGTCGAGATCGACTCGCTGCCCAACCTGGTCACCAACGTCTCGCCGCGGGCCACCGCCACCCCTGAGTGCGACGTGATGAAGGCCAACGGCAACTACGTCAAGGGCGTCGGCTACGCGCTGCGGAAGCTCGGCGCCGTCCCCAACGTCTACAACTACGTGGACGCGGGACACCACGGCTGGCTCGGCTGGGACGACAACCTCATTCCGTCCGCGCAGATCTTCAAGCAGGCCGCGACCACCGAGGGCGGCACGGTCGACAACGTGGCCGGCTTCATCGTCAACACCGCCAACTACGGTGCGACGAAGGAGAACAACTTCACCATCAACGACAGCGTGGCCGGCAAGTCGGTCCGTGAGTCGACGTGGGTGGACTGGAACCGGTACGTCGACGAGCAGTCCTTCGCCCAGGCGTTCCGGCAGGAACTCGTCGGCGTCGGCTTCAAGTCGGACATCGGCATGCTGATCGACACCTCCCGCAACGGCTGGGGCGGCACGGCACGGCCCACCGGACCGGGCGCCCAGACCAGTGTGGACACCTATGTGGACGGTGGACGCTACGACCGCCGCATCCACCTGGGCAACTGGTGCAACCAGTCCGGAGCCGGGCTCGGCCAGCGGCCGACCGCTGCGCCCGCCACCGGGATCGACGCGTACGTCTGGATGAAGCCCCCGGGCGAGTCCGACGGTGCGAGCAAGGCCATCCCGAACGACCAGGGCAAGGGCTTCGACCGGATGTGCGACCCGACGTACACCGGCAACCCGCGCAACAACAACCACCTGTCCGGGGCGCTGGCCAACGCACCCCTCTCGGGTGACTGGTTCTCCGCGCAGTTCCAGGAGCTGCTGAAGAACGCCTACCCGGCGCTGTAG